GAATCCGGCTTATTGAACCTGGTGCAGGAGATGGTTTTAAAACTCGTTTACTCGTTCATGCCTTAATGGCCAAGGGCTATGAATGCACCTACAACCCAATAGATATCTCGGCCAACGTGCTCGATATACTCTGCACCTCTATGCTGAAAACATACCCTCAGCTGGAATGCGAGCCAATAATTGGCGATTATGCTGAGCTATCTGAAAAGATACCCGACGATGGATTGCCCCGGTTGATGCTATTTCTTGGCTCTAGCCTAGGCAATTACGACGGTGAGGCCTCCATTAACATCCTGAGAAATTTTTCAGCACTTCTTAAACCGGGAGACTTCTTTCTACTCGGTGTCGATCTGGTTAAGGAACCTTCTCGAATTCTGGCGGCCTACAACGATGCCAGTGGATACACCGCCCAATTCAACTATAACCTGCTTACAAGAATTAACCGTGAGCTTGATGCCAATTTCGATATCGACAACTTTCTTCATTTTCCCGTCTACAACCCAATTTTACAGCAAGCCGAAAGCTACCTGCTGAGCAAGCAAGTGCAGCTGGTTACCATTAAATCGGCCAATGTAGATATCCATTTTGGTGCTTGGGAGCCCATACACACCGAAATATCGAGGAAATACACGTTGGATAAGATAGAGTCGCTCTCCACCAATTCCGGATTCCAAATTATATCGAACTACACCGACATGCACAACGACTTTTGCTGCAGCTTGTGGCAGAAAAGGTGATAAATGGCAAGTTGAAAAAGTAGGTGTAATGCTGGGAATTGGACGCTGGTCTCATAAAGAATAGCTGTGTCGTAATCCATGTTCGTATCGACAGGCTAACTAAAGTTTGGCTTCTGAACTGAAACCAACTTGATTTAGAATGGAATAGCTGGCTAATCGGCTATCTTTAACTTCGCCACCCTACTCAAACTTTTATTTCGGTTTGAGATGAGTTGAAAGGCGACAATTCCACCAAGAATGACAAGCCCACCAGAAATTTCTCTCCAGCTTAACAGCTCGGAAGCAAAAATCCACGCAAAGAGCGCAGCAAAAACCGGTTCAAGCGTAAATATCAGCGCCACCGTAACGGTGTCCACCTTTTTTTGTGCCCATACCGAAACGAAGTAACAAAAAAGCGTTCCTATAAATCCGAGATAGAGCATTGTAATAGTTTCGCCACCCGAAAGCGCAAACGAAACGGGCTGGGTAGAGACGTATAGCACGAAACTCAAAATAGCAGCAAATAGGAATTGATACCCAATGAGCGAGAACACCTCGGTTTTCTGAACGTATCGCCCGGCTAGAATAAGGTGCCATGCCAGCGAGAATGACGTAATAAGGGTAATTAAATCGCCTATGTTCAGGGCCGTTTGGCTATCGTAGGCAAGCAGGTATAATCCCAAAAAGACAACCAGCAGAATGATGATCTCCATGAACTTCAACTTCCTCTTAAAAAAAACGAACAGCAGGATTGGAATAATAACCACTCCCGCACCCGTTATAAATGCGCTGTGCCCGCTGCTGGTGTATTTTAGTCCAATGGTTTGTGAAATGTAGGTTGTGGCCAGCAGAACACCCAGCACCATTCCTCGAAGCAGATTTGTTCGGTTTAGGAGTGCCTTTTTGTCCTTGAAGTAGGCAAATGTAAGCATGGAAACAGCGGCAATAAACGTGCGGAGAAAGACAAGGTAATACTCATTAACCGTTGCAACGGTATCCTTTATTATGAAAAAAGTTGAGCCCCAAATAACTGTAGTGAGTACCAGCAAAAAATACTTCATTCCAAACTTCTTAAAATTGCGCCGCAAGATAGCTTTTGTTTTGCGTCAATACACGGCCAGAGCCTATTTTGAGTTGTGAGTTGTGAGTTGTGAAGTTGTGAAGTTAGAAACTAGAAATTAGAAACTAGAAACTAAAACTAGAAACTAGAAACTAGAAACTAGAAATTAGAAACTAGAAATTAGAAACTAGAACCGACCGAAGAGAACTCCGTCAATGGCCGGACAAGTCAGCATAGCCAAATTAGAAAATAGAAACTAGAAACTGGAAATTAGAAAATAGAAATTAGAACCGAGCTTGCGAGTTCGGCGTAGCCAAATTAGGAACTTCTCCCCCTACAGCCTATACACCTACAGTCTAAATACCTAAACTCCTACAGCCTATCTCCACTACTTCCCCCTCACATACTGAACCGGCCACTCCACATCGTCGCCCAGCTGCTTGGCGGCATGCAGTGGGAAGTTGGGGTCGCGTAGCGATTGCCGTGCTATGAGGATAAGGTCGGCCTGCCCCTTTTGCAGTATATCCTCGGCCTGCTGCGCCTCGGTAATGAGGCCAACGGCTCCGGTCATAATGCCCGACTCCCTTTTAATGCGCTCGGCAAAGGGAACCTGGTAGCTCGGGCCTAGCGGAATTTTTGCATGGGCCACCATTCCTCCCGAGGAGGTATCGATGAGGTCCACCCCATGCTGCTTAAGAATTGCAGAGAGCTTTACCGCCTCATCAACATCCCAACCACCCTCGGCCCAATCGGTGGCGGAGATGCGAACAAACAGGGGAAGCGTTTGGGGCCACACCTCCTTTACTGCCTCCACAATCTCCAAAAGCAACCGTATTCGGTTTTCGAAGCTGCCGCCATAGCCATCGGTGCGGTGGTTGCTCAGCGGCGACAGAAACTGGTGAACGAGGTAACCGTGGGCAGCGTGTAGTTCAACCACCTTAAACCCAGCCTTGAGCGCGCGCATGGCCGCCGTCCTAAAATCGGAAACAACCTTCTGAATGCCTTCAAGGGTAAGAGCTTGCGGCAGCCCATCCTCCGGGAAAAACGGAATTGCTGAGGGAGCCACCGTAGCCCAACCGCCCGCCTCACCGTTGAGCTGCTTTCCGCCCTCCCACGGACGAGCGCAGCTGGCCTTACGGCCGGCGTGCGCCAGCTGAATACCCGCCACCGAGCCCTGCTGATGGATAAACGCTGTAATGCGCTGCAGCATTCCGACGTGCTCCTGCTTGTATATGCCCAAATCGTTGGGTGAGATGCGCCCCTCGGCCGACACCGCCGTGGCTTCCGCTATAACAAGTCCCGCCCCTCCAGTGGCGCGGCTACCCAGGTGCACCAGGTGCCAATCGTTGGCAAAGCCATCTGTGGTGGAGTACATGCACATGGGCGAAACGGCAATTCGGTTTCGGAGGGTTACCTCCTTAATGGTGAGGGGGGTGAAGAGCTTGGACATGATGGTTATATTTTATGTTGAAATGGCAATATATACGCTGTTTGTTCGCACATTTTGCAGGTGCAATGGAGCTGGCAGCACGCCGTAGCTAACCGCTAACTACAAAATGAGAAGGACAGATATCAAACGTAAAGGAAGGCAGTTTGTTCGGTGCGGCAGGATGGCAAAACGTGACTGCCCTTAAGGCGGTTTGGCACAAGTGCTGTACTGGGTGAGTGGGCTATTGGGCTAAGTAATTTAGCATCATGCTATCTCAATGCCTGTCCTTTTTATCTCAATAATAAATGGGCTATTAGAATCAAAATCGTCTTTGGATATGGGGTGTGGTTCTATTCGTGAGTCGATTTGGGATGCAAGCAACATTAGCTGAACCTGTAAATCAAACTTATCACTATCATTGAGCTTGTCGAAAACTAACGCTATGTCAATATCGCTATCCGACCTCTCACTATTCTTGGCATAAGAACCAAAAAGAATAGCTCTTGTAACCCCTTTGTGATTCTTTTTGATTAATGAAATATACTGGTTTATTGAAGTAGTAGCTCTCTTATCCATAACCGTTGAGTTTTTAGTTCATTAATCCATTGCGTAGTGTATTCAAGGGTGCACATTTTTTGAAAACTCAATTTGTAGTCGTCGTATCGTGCATTAATATTGAAGGCAGTAACTGTCACAAAAAACACCTTTTGCTCTTCAGTCATTTCAATTTCAGCCAATTCAGCTAATCTGAAAAGGTTGTGAATAAATGGGGGAAAGTCCTGTTTGGATTTCACGTAATATGCTTTCAGAAGCTTCTCAATCATAAGATGTCCGACAAACAACGACTAGGTAAATCGTTTGGTTTCAAACATAGCCATCATTGTCTCAAAATCATCATCTGAGGTTTCAATCCAATACTTGGTTAACTTTTCGATATCAATTTCTCTCGATCCCATAAAGACAAAATTAACGAAATTTTCTTGCTCGTCATTATTAATCAATCGTAAAGGTAAACCGTTTGTTCGCTGCGGCAGGGCGAAGAGTGCGCCTTGCTTGCCCGGAGATATGATGAAATAGTTACGCGGACACGCTGCTTTCTTTTA
This Williamwhitmania sp. DNA region includes the following protein-coding sequences:
- a CDS encoding L-histidine N(alpha)-methyltransferase, coding for IRLIEPGAGDGFKTRLLVHALMAKGYECTYNPIDISANVLDILCTSMLKTYPQLECEPIIGDYAELSEKIPDDGLPRLMLFLGSSLGNYDGEASINILRNFSALLKPGDFFLLGVDLVKEPSRILAAYNDASGYTAQFNYNLLTRINRELDANFDIDNFLHFPVYNPILQQAESYLLSKQVQLVTIKSANVDIHFGAWEPIHTEISRKYTLDKIESLSTNSGFQIISNYTDMHNDFCCSLWQKR
- a CDS encoding DMT family transporter codes for the protein MKYFLLVLTTVIWGSTFFIIKDTVATVNEYYLVFLRTFIAAVSMLTFAYFKDKKALLNRTNLLRGMVLGVLLATTYISQTIGLKYTSSGHSAFITGAGVVIIPILLFVFFKRKLKFMEIIILLVVFLGLYLLAYDSQTALNIGDLITLITSFSLAWHLILAGRYVQKTEVFSLIGYQFLFAAILSFVLYVSTQPVSFALSGGETITMLYLGFIGTLFCYFVSVWAQKKVDTVTVALIFTLEPVFAALFAWIFASELLSWREISGGLVILGGIVAFQLISNRNKSLSRVAKLKIAD
- the namA gene encoding NADPH dehydrogenase NamA, whose product is MSKLFTPLTIKEVTLRNRIAVSPMCMYSTTDGFANDWHLVHLGSRATGGAGLVIAEATAVSAEGRISPNDLGIYKQEHVGMLQRITAFIHQQGSVAGIQLAHAGRKASCARPWEGGKQLNGEAGGWATVAPSAIPFFPEDGLPQALTLEGIQKVVSDFRTAAMRALKAGFKVVELHAAHGYLVHQFLSPLSNHRTDGYGGSFENRIRLLLEIVEAVKEVWPQTLPLFVRISATDWAEGGWDVDEAVKLSAILKQHGVDLIDTSSGGMVAHAKIPLGPSYQVPFAERIKRESGIMTGAVGLITEAQQAEDILQKGQADLILIARQSLRDPNFPLHAAKQLGDDVEWPVQYVRGK
- a CDS encoding nucleotidyltransferase domain-containing protein, which gives rise to MDKRATTSINQYISLIKKNHKGVTRAILFGSYAKNSERSDSDIDIALVFDKLNDSDKFDLQVQLMLLASQIDSRIEPHPISKDDFDSNSPFIIEIKRTGIEIA